The genomic DNA ACCCCCTTGACGTCAATCACCTCGAAGGGGTTGTCCTGAAGAATGCCCAGCTGGAGATAGGTCGAGAGAAACTTCTTCTCCGCATCCTCCCTGCTGAAGGAATATACTGCCTGTGTCAGGTCATTGGTCCCGAACGAGAAGAAGTCAGCCACATGCGCCAGCTTGCCTGCCCGCATGCAGGCGCGAACGGTCTCCATCATCACCCCAAACCTCAGTCCGGAGGCCTTCACATGCCTCTTCACCCACAAAAGCTCTTGCACCGTGATCACCTGGGGTACCATGACTGAGACATTTACCTCCACCTCATTCTCTACCTCGGCCTTCGCCTCACAGATAGCCTCAACCTGCATCTGGTAGATTTCGGGGTTGGTGACACCCAGTCTCACCCCCCGATGGCCGATCATGGGATTAACCTCCCTGAGTTGCCTCACCCTCTCCTTGATCCTGGGATCAGTAGTATCCGTCTCTGATGGCAGGAATTCGTGGAGCGGCAGGTCAAGAAGTCTGATGATGATCGACATCCCCTGCAGCTCCTTGAAGATAGCCACAAAATCATCCTTTTGAAGCCGCTTCAACTTCACCAGGGACTCCGATCGCTCGGCGGTGGTTTTTGCCAGAATGAATTCCCTGATGGCCGAAAGGCGCTCGGGCGCATTGAATTGACGTTCGGTGCGGCACAGGCCCACCCCTTCACATCCAAAGCTCTTGGCCAGCTTGATCATCTCCATAGTATCAGCGTTAGCTCTTACACCCATGCGCCTGAAACCATCAGCCCAGGAAAGAAGCTCGCCTACCTCCGCCCCCACCTCCACCTCCCCCAAAGGCAGGACCCCCTGGTAAACCATGCCGCTGGTGCCATCTATGGTAATCTCCATCCCTTTCCTGACCACATGCCCCCGGACCTCGAATTGCTCTTTCTGCATGTCTATCTTTATCTCTTCGGCACCACAGATGCAGGGCTTGCCCATAGCCCTGGTGACTATGGCGGCATGCGAGGTAAGTCCCCCCCGCGACGTGAGCACACCATCGGCAGCAGCAATGCCTTGAATATCGTCCGGGCTGGTCTCCGGCCTGACCAGAATAACCTTCTCACTTTTCTCAGCCATTCGTACGACTTCCCGAATGTTAAAGGCTACCTTGCCAGTGGCTGCCCCCGGGGCCGCATTCAGCCCGTGCGCCAGCGGCTCATACTGCTCAGGGTTTTTGATGCACTTATGCAAGAGCGCATTCAATTCCTCCGGTTTCACCCGCATAACAGCTTCCTCACGGGTGAGCAGTCCTTCATTGGTCATATCAACGGCTATCTTCACCGCCGCCTGCCCGCTGCGCTTCCCCGACCTGGTCTGAAGGATATAAAGCTTGCCCGACTCCACAGTAAGTTCCACATCCTGCATATTCTGGAAATGCTCCTCCAGCCTGCGGGTTATCTTTTCCAGTTCGGCATACACCTCTGGCAGAGCAGAACGCAGATCCTCGATAGGGCCAGGCGTTCTTGTTCCTGAGACCAGATCTTCACCCTGAGCCTGGCTTATATATTCACCGAAAATCCCAGGGGTACCCGTACTCGGGTTCCTGGTAAATATCACTCCGGTCCCCGACTTTTTGTCCTTGTTGCCAAAGACCATTGCCTGCACTATGGCAGCAGTGCCCATGTCCGCAGAAATGCGGTTGAGCCGCCGGTACTCCACCGCCCTGAGGTTGTCCCAGGAGCTGAATATCTTCTTGATGGCAGACATCATGCTGGCCTTGTCCTTGATGTTGAGCACTGTGTCCATCATCCCCGGCATGGATACCGGGGCCGAGGAGCGAACGGATACCTCCAGCCCGCTGCCCAGCTTCTTCCCGCGCTGTTCCTCCAGCCACCCCAGAGCATTGTCAATCTCCGTGGTTGGCAAACGACCGCTGTGCTTATAGTCTTTGTAGGCCTCGATGGAGACCACAAAGCCGGGGGGCACTGGCAGCCCCAGCTTTGTCATGGTAACCAGATTGGCCCCCTTGTTGCCTAAGAGCTTCTTGTCTTCGCAATCATCCTGAAAACGGTAAGTAGCTGCCATCTCCACCTCCTGCCCTCACTCCATTATTAATATGACAATTATAACTTGTGAGAACATTTCCAACAACCATGTGTTTGCGAATGATGGTGCTTGGGGTTTCTGCCCCTCTGCACTCTCCGGTTGCTGAACAATCTTCGCTGCTGCTCCTTCTGATTCAATGAAATTGTCTCCTTTTTCATAGGTTGCCATTTTCACAGAACCATTGATGGGTGTCATTATCTTAGAACTACCACAAACTACCACACACATGTTTGACTTCCCTGGGTGGTATATGTTATAGATAAAGACCAGACTTTTTGAAGATAAGGAGATTGGCAGCATATAGTCAAAGAACTCCGGATCAACGAGTGGATCAGGGCCAAAGAGGTCTTGGTAATTGGGGAAAACGGCGAAAAGCTGAATGTTATGCCCCTCCGCCAGGCTATTCAGTTGGCCAGAGAACATGATCTGGACCTGGTGGAGGTTGCAGCAAGCGCCGTACCGCCCGTATGTCGCGTTCTGGATTATGGAAAGTATAAGTATGAGCTGACTAAGAAGGAGCGGGAGGGAAGAAAAGGACGAAGGTCTTCCATTCTGAGGGAACTCCGCCTCAGGCCCAGGATCGACGGCCATGACCTGGAGTCCAAGATCCGATCGATTGAGCGGCTGCTTGCCGAGGG from Chloroflexota bacterium includes the following:
- the ppdK gene encoding pyruvate, phosphate dikinase encodes the protein MAATYRFQDDCEDKKLLGNKGANLVTMTKLGLPVPPGFVVSIEAYKDYKHSGRLPTTEIDNALGWLEEQRGKKLGSGLEVSVRSSAPVSMPGMMDTVLNIKDKASMMSAIKKIFSSWDNLRAVEYRRLNRISADMGTAAIVQAMVFGNKDKKSGTGVIFTRNPSTGTPGIFGEYISQAQGEDLVSGTRTPGPIEDLRSALPEVYAELEKITRRLEEHFQNMQDVELTVESGKLYILQTRSGKRSGQAAVKIAVDMTNEGLLTREEAVMRVKPEELNALLHKCIKNPEQYEPLAHGLNAAPGAATGKVAFNIREVVRMAEKSEKVILVRPETSPDDIQGIAAADGVLTSRGGLTSHAAIVTRAMGKPCICGAEEIKIDMQKEQFEVRGHVVRKGMEITIDGTSGMVYQGVLPLGEVEVGAEVGELLSWADGFRRMGVRANADTMEMIKLAKSFGCEGVGLCRTERQFNAPERLSAIREFILAKTTAERSESLVKLKRLQKDDFVAIFKELQGMSIIIRLLDLPLHEFLPSETDTTDPRIKERVRQLREVNPMIGHRGVRLGVTNPEIYQMQVEAICEAKAEVENEVEVNVSVMVPQVITVQELLWVKRHVKASGLRFGVMMETVRACMRAGKLAHVADFFSFGTNDLTQAVYSFSREDAEKKFLSTYLQLGILQDNPFEVIDVKGVGRLMETAIFWARRNKRDIEIGVCGEHGGEARSVRYFHQIGVDYVSCSAFRIPVARLVAAQEAIEGKAQKAPETVKAA
- the infC gene encoding translation initiation factor IF-3, with the translated sequence MNEWIRAKEVLVIGENGEKLNVMPLRQAIQLAREHDLDLVEVAASAVPPVCRVLDYGKYKYELTKKEREGRKGRRSSILRELRLRPRIDGHDLESKIRSIERLLAEGDKVKVTVIFRGREVTRPELGKKILEQVLHDLKDKAVLDQPLLVEERSLSLIFSPPKVVKKTSAEVSSAQD